One window of the Paenibacillus beijingensis genome contains the following:
- a CDS encoding oxidoreductase has protein sequence MTTSKAASKVWFITGASRGFGLEIVKAALAAGDKVVAAVRGETEQLAGRLENDPNLFVTRLDVTDENQAKEAAGQAVDRFGRIDVLVNNAGYGLLSAVEEATGEEVKRNFEVNVFGLLNVTRAVLPIMREQRSGHVINISSVGGLSAYAGWGIYGSTKFAVEGLTEALALELAPLGIYATVVAPGFFRTEFLDTTSLTRTANVIDDYADTVGEMRSFATQVNKKQPGDPVKLAHAFIRLAHADRPPVHLLLGTDTLARYNEKTANLQQDNEAWYDVITGTDHDDVAQ, from the coding sequence ATGACAACTTCTAAAGCAGCTTCAAAAGTATGGTTCATTACGGGAGCATCGAGAGGTTTCGGGCTGGAAATTGTAAAAGCGGCTCTGGCTGCCGGCGACAAGGTGGTCGCGGCCGTTCGCGGCGAAACGGAGCAGCTGGCAGGCCGGCTCGAAAATGATCCGAATCTGTTCGTGACCCGGCTGGACGTCACGGACGAAAATCAGGCCAAAGAGGCGGCAGGGCAAGCGGTTGACCGCTTCGGGCGCATCGATGTCCTGGTCAACAATGCCGGCTACGGCCTGCTCAGCGCGGTGGAAGAGGCAACGGGCGAAGAAGTGAAGCGGAATTTCGAAGTCAATGTGTTCGGCCTGCTGAACGTGACTCGGGCGGTTCTGCCGATTATGCGTGAGCAAAGATCGGGACACGTGATCAATATTTCGTCGGTAGGGGGGCTGAGTGCTTATGCCGGCTGGGGGATATACGGCTCCACGAAGTTTGCCGTTGAAGGACTGACGGAAGCGTTGGCACTGGAATTGGCTCCGCTCGGGATTTACGCCACCGTCGTCGCGCCGGGCTTCTTCCGGACGGAATTTCTGGATACGACGTCCTTGACGAGAACCGCGAACGTCATTGACGATTATGCCGACACGGTAGGCGAAATGAGAAGCTTCGCCACGCAAGTAAACAAGAAGCAGCCGGGCGATCCGGTCAAGCTGGCGCACGCCTTCATCCGCTTGGCGCACGCCGACCGGCCTCCGGTCCATCTGCTGCTCGGCACAGACACGCTTGCCCGGTACAACGAGAAGACGGCCAACCTTCAGCAAGACAATGAAGCGTGGTACGAT
- a CDS encoding AraC family transcriptional regulator — protein sequence MSDRIVKVPQGLTAEPYHQSALTAKGLSVIESCSHTDGKQGSMFLEDHLLLFVLQGTYTVRHGSQTYKVGKNEMVLLQKAIVVHYEKSGEPDRDYLLDYMMFFLKEDLLKDFMMMAQLPSVKPAGLVPVSVMPMNDRLLAYVESLKPYFNEPDSIRDNLIRIKLLELLFDLADANESFMRQFVQLKQQARTNISAVVEENLMNPVSLNDLAYLSGRSLSSFKRDFQTIYNAPPSQWIRHRRLDKARELLAHSAMSVTDVCFATGFESVGHFSRVFKERFGHPPSSLKQQLS from the coding sequence GTGAGCGACAGAATCGTCAAAGTGCCGCAAGGGTTGACGGCGGAGCCTTACCATCAAAGCGCATTAACGGCGAAGGGGCTCTCCGTCATCGAATCGTGCTCGCATACCGACGGCAAACAAGGCTCCATGTTCCTGGAAGACCATCTTCTGCTGTTCGTGCTGCAGGGCACTTACACGGTCCGCCACGGCAGCCAGACGTACAAGGTCGGCAAGAATGAGATGGTGCTGCTGCAAAAAGCGATCGTCGTCCACTATGAGAAATCGGGCGAACCCGATCGAGATTACCTGCTGGACTACATGATGTTTTTTCTGAAAGAGGACCTGCTGAAAGATTTCATGATGATGGCGCAGCTTCCATCCGTCAAACCGGCCGGCCTCGTTCCGGTATCCGTCATGCCGATGAACGACCGCCTGCTCGCTTATGTCGAATCGCTGAAGCCTTATTTCAACGAACCGGATTCGATCAGGGATAACCTCATTCGCATTAAGCTGCTGGAATTGCTGTTCGACCTTGCCGATGCAAACGAGAGCTTCATGCGGCAATTCGTGCAATTGAAGCAGCAGGCGCGCACCAATATTTCGGCCGTTGTCGAGGAGAACCTGATGAATCCCGTCTCGCTGAACGATCTGGCGTATTTGTCGGGAAGAAGCCTTTCCAGCTTTAAGCGCGACTTCCAGACGATTTACAACGCCCCGCCTTCGCAATGGATAAGGCACAGGAGGCTGGACAAGGCGAGGGAGCTGCTGGCCCATTCCGCCATGTCGGTAACGGATGTTTGCTTTGCCACCGGCTTCGAGAGCGTGGGGCACTTCTCCAGAGTGTTTAAAGAGCGGTTCGGTCATCCGCCTTCGTCCCTCAAACAGCAGTTAAGTTAA
- a CDS encoding DMT family transporter: MAYLFLAISIVSELVGTSMLKASQGFTRLLPVLGMIVSFTCAFFFLSLSLKTIPLNAAYAIWSGIGAIATVVISVLIWKERINTGSIIGIALIVVGVVILNLFGPGHGGETADSSRSEQLIAQKK; the protein is encoded by the coding sequence TTGGCGTATTTATTTTTAGCGATTTCAATTGTGAGCGAGCTTGTCGGAACTTCCATGTTAAAAGCGTCCCAAGGGTTTACAAGGCTGCTTCCCGTGTTAGGGATGATCGTTAGCTTTACTTGCGCATTCTTCTTTTTGTCATTGTCGCTGAAGACAATACCTTTAAATGCCGCTTACGCCATTTGGTCCGGCATTGGCGCGATTGCTACGGTTGTCATATCGGTATTAATCTGGAAAGAAAGAATAAATACAGGAAGTATAATTGGAATTGCCTTAATCGTAGTCGGGGTCGTCATTTTGAACCTCTTTGGACCCGGTCATGGCGGCGAGACAGCAGATTCCTCCCGGTCCGAGCAATTGATCGCCCAGAAAAAATAA
- a CDS encoding glutathione peroxidase, giving the protein MSVYDYKANNIRGQEISLDTYKGKVLLIVNTASKCGFTPQYADLQKLYETYKDRDFVVLGFPCNQFGEQEPDSNENVNIFCQLNYGVSFPLFEKIDVKGETKHPLFAYLTEQAPFTGFDQSQSAGKLLHSMLAERMPESLLNNEVKWNFTKFLVDREGRVVNRLESPVDPLDISPLIEALL; this is encoded by the coding sequence ATGAGCGTTTACGACTACAAAGCAAACAATATTCGCGGTCAGGAAATCAGCTTGGATACATACAAAGGCAAGGTGCTCCTGATCGTGAACACGGCCAGCAAATGCGGCTTCACGCCGCAGTACGCCGATCTTCAGAAGCTGTATGAAACGTATAAAGACCGGGACTTTGTCGTGCTTGGATTCCCCTGCAACCAATTCGGCGAACAAGAGCCCGATTCCAACGAGAACGTGAACATCTTCTGCCAGCTCAATTATGGCGTTTCCTTCCCTTTGTTTGAGAAAATTGACGTAAAAGGGGAAACGAAGCATCCGCTCTTTGCCTACTTGACGGAACAAGCGCCGTTTACGGGCTTCGACCAAAGTCAGTCCGCCGGCAAATTGCTGCACAGCATGCTCGCCGAACGAATGCCGGAATCGCTGCTCAATAACGAGGTGAAGTGGAATTTCACCAAATTTCTCGTCGACCGCGAAGGCCGCGTTGTGAACCGGCTGGAATCGCCCGTCGACCCGCTCGATATCA